The Coffea arabica cultivar ET-39 chromosome 2c, Coffea Arabica ET-39 HiFi, whole genome shotgun sequence genome includes the window AAGTTAGTAATTTTTTATCAGAAAGACAAGTGAGAGAATGAAATGCGGAACTGAATTAATTCATTTGAATGTTTCATTGGTACAAGTGCACCTTTATTTTCTTGATCTAACACTGCCTCGGACAGGACAGAGGAGGACCATGTTTATTCAAACTCAAGCAACCCCTAATCCATTGTCACTGATGTTCTTTCCTGGGAAGCCTGTCATGGAAGGTGGCAGTGCTGATTTTCCTAATGCTCGTGCAGCCATGAATTCTCCGCTCGCAAAGGCTTTATTTGGTATTGATGGTGAGCTTTTCATACATACCTTTTATGATGTATCGCATGAATGCAATGTACAAGTGCATTGGAATGCTTCTGCTGCTATGCTTGATATCTGTAGTTCATGGTTCTTGTCTAAACATGACTAATGGTAGTTTTAGCCATAATTAGGTCAGGAACAATCGATCTTTCATTAAGATTAGATCTGCGATACTGTTTGATGGCATAACTTTGTCAAGGGTCCTTATCTGTTCATAGAAATTCAACCCATTGAAATCTTTTAAAGTTCACTTCACCTAGGAGATAAATATGTCATGCACTTTGATGTTCTTCCTTCTGTTGTTTTGTGTTCTTCACCTTTAACCTGGCTGCACTTGGTACATCATAGTTGAATGTAGTTGATATTCTGCTAGTATTTGCTTGATTTAACACTATCCGGGTAATGGTTTCTATTCATCTACCAGACTCATGGACTGTGATAATCTTATGTTCTGCACATGTGGTTTTGTCCTCTAGCAGATGGCTTGTCATCTCTGCACTTGTCTTCTACATAGATGAAAGACTATTGACATCTGCCTGAGTCTCAACCTGTGGTTGTATAGCTATTATAACATAAGACAAATGTTACAATTTAGTAAagcaaattttgtctttgtttGGACACTAGCCTTTGACTAGTAATTGTTGCACAACGAAATGCAATCTGATTTGATCAAGTCAACAGAATAAGCAAGCTGATGGAGACTAAAGAACTGAATGTAACAGTAgcaaaataataaacaataaacTTTGTATTAATGATCTTTTCATGGAAGCCAGTCTTTTTCAGATCCTCAGGCCCAAGATGGAAGCCTGGAATTTCTAAATGGGCTGTATGTTCTATTCCTGGCCTGTGGTGATTCCTTACATTTGATAGCCTTGAGTAGCCCTTGGATTTTGTCTGAATAATGGATGCTTTATTTCTAAGTAATCTGCAGAGCAAGTTGCTATTAGCTAAAGGTTGGGGTGGAAAAAACCGGATTATGCTTTATGCCTTATATGTCTTATGACTTCAGTTTATGTATATGTCTCAATACAATTGGTTCATGTGATATGTCTTAAAGACAAAAGTTTTGGTGcaagaataacaaaaaaaactctttttttAACCCCAAAGATTCAGTTTTCTGTATATGTTCTGTGCTTTCTGTAGCTAGTTGCAATCAATACTTGTCTTCTGTTCTCTTGAACTTGCTATATTTTATAGGCCCAATCACTGTTTGATTTTCTGTTCACTTTGGTTGGGATTTCTGTCCCAATTTATCTGTAGGCTGTTTGCTAGCCACCAGCATAATTATGTCTGTTGCTGATACAGGGATTACACGAGTCTTCTTCGGTTCTGACTTTGTAACTGTGACAAAGTTGGAGGATGCTTCTTGGGAATTTTTAAAGCCTGAAATATTTGCAGCAATCATGGACTTTTTTATGTCTGGGAAGCCACTAATCATGGATTCAAATAGTTTGGATTCCATGGACACAGCTATCCACGAAGATGATTCAGAAACTGTAGCGATGATCAAAGAACTTTTGGAGACCCGTATTCGACCAGCAGTACAAGACGATGGTGGTGATATTGAGTACAGAGGATTTGTTCCAGAAACTGGAATAGTCAGACTAAAAATGCAAGGTGCATGCAGTGGTTGCCCTAGCTCATCTGTCACTCTGAAGTCTGGCATCGAAAACATGCTGATGCACTATGTACCAGAAGTCAAAGGTGTGGAACAGGAACTTGATACTGAAGATGAAGATCCTGCACTGACTGGAGCAGCTTATGAGTAGTTGAAGTGCTAGAAATTAGGTAATAAGTGCAGAAGATTTCTTGTATTTAGCAGTTGTATGTGCCAATTTTTGCCTAGATAGTGTGAGGattaaaatcattttcttgatttcccATCAACATGACTTTTATATCTTCTTCTTGGAAATAACACCATTGCTTTATCTTGCTTGTCTGATCTTGACACCGTATTTAGAAGTCCAGACTTTATTAACCGCCTAAACTTGTCTGATCTTGATTGTGGCCACTCATGGTCGTCAATCCCTTCCCTGCAGCTAGGACGTAATTCTGC containing:
- the LOC113725673 gene encoding nifU-like protein 4, mitochondrial isoform X1; its protein translation is MKNLGRLMWRAANYGKRSLSSQKVAGINGLRCLPKRFIYCYAAATSNSILDFNSLKSSLLPSTTHFAGQRRTMFIQTQATPNPLSLMFFPGKPVMEGGSADFPNARAAMNSPLAKALFGIDGITRVFFGSDFVTVTKLEDASWEFLKPEIFAAIMDFFMSGKPLIMDSNSLDSMDTAIHEDDSETVAMIKELLETRIRPAVQDDGGDIEYRGFVPETGIVRLKMQGACSGCPSSSVTLKSGIENMLMHYVPEVKGVEQELDTEDEDPALTGAAYE
- the LOC113725673 gene encoding nifU-like protein 4, mitochondrial isoform X2: MFIQTQATPNPLSLMFFPGKPVMEGGSADFPNARAAMNSPLAKALFGIDGITRVFFGSDFVTVTKLEDASWEFLKPEIFAAIMDFFMSGKPLIMDSNSLDSMDTAIHEDDSETVAMIKELLETRIRPAVQDDGGDIEYRGFVPETGIVRLKMQGACSGCPSSSVTLKSGIENMLMHYVPEVKGVEQELDTEDEDPALTGAAYE